The genomic stretch GATGCGCGAGGGGCTGTGATGCACCTGATGCACCCACCGCCACAGGAAGGGCACCTCGTGGCGCGCGCGGTGCCAGAAGTAATAGACGAACGTGATGGCGAGGTAGCCGACCAGCGCGCCGCCGTAGGGACCGAGCGCGTCGAGCGACCACGGCCGGCTCGCGCGCATCCAGTCCTCCCAGAGCACACCGCCGATGAAGACCATGGCCGCCTGGGCGCCGTTGAGCAGGATCGCGCGCGGCCACCAGCCCGGCACCTTCGCCCAGCGCCGCCCGGGGCGGACGCGCTCGACGAGCATCATGAGCAGCCCGCAGGCCAGGACGAGGAGAGGCACCATGCACGGCCCTGGAGCGAGGCGCGTGCCAGCCGCGCGCGCGGCCCAGGTCACGCGCCGTCGCGCGGGTCACGTACATCGCGTGCACGCCGCACGCAGCGCGTGTTTGCTACGGGAGGGTCGAGAGGCCGGGCGGCAGCGCGTCGGACCGGGGCTCGCAGCGCGGCTCGAGGAGCGCGGCGCAGGGGCCGTCCGCGACGCTCGTCCCCACCACCTCGCCGTCGGCCTCGTGGTGCAGCCGCAGCGTCCCGGCCTCGAGCTCGGCGCGCGACATCCGACCCTCCTCACGGACCGTGATGAGACGACCCGCCGCGTCGCGCTCGATCTCGACCTGCGCGAACGCCTCCGCGCCCTCCTCCGGGCCCTCGATCGTCATCACGCGAACCAGGCGGCCCGCGTCGTCGCGAACGCAGCGTCGCGCCTCGAGCCACTCGTCGTCTTCGTAGACCGTGAAGCCGTCCGGACGCCCGCCCGCGTCGAGGGTCCAGACGACCGACCGCGGCGTCGCGCCCTCCGCCTCTTGCCGCACCAGCACCCGAGCTCCCTCGCGAGACACGCGGAGCACGCCCTCGTCTCGGTCTTCGCCGAAGTCGACCGTGAAGCGGATCTCCTCCGGGCCGTACGTCCAGCGCGCGCTCAGCGCGGGGCCATCGGAGAGCGCGGCGTGACTCACCCAGCGCCCCGCTTCGTCGCGGACCCAGTCCTCTTCGGCTCCCATCATGTCCGGGTCCGCGGCGTCGTGCCGGACGCTGCATCGAAGCGGCGCCGCCTGGGTCACTTCGGTCTCCCCGGTCTCCTCGGTCTCCTCGGGCGCCGGCTGGGTGGGGGCGGGGTTCGCCGAGCCGCAGCCGAGGAGGCACATCCAGATCAACACACGCATCCGGCCGAGCTTCGCACATCGACGGTGGCGACGGAACGCGCGTGGATCCAGCCAGGGACCATGAAAGCTCGACCGACCTCCGACCTCGCCAACATGCCCACCTCACGCAAGCTGGGCTACGGCGCCCTCGCGCTCCTCCCCGCGCTGCTGCTCGCCGTCTCCGGGCTCTCCGCCGTCGTGGCCGACCTCGGCACCGCCGCGCAGCTGCTCTACGTGCACGTCGCGGCGCAGTTCATCGTGCTGCTCATGTTCGGTGATCTGCTGATGAAGAGCCGGGCCATGGACAGCACGGGCCGCGTCCTGTGGGGCGCCTACTTCCTGCTCCTCGCCCCGGCGGCCGTGCTCTCCTTCTGGTACGTGCACGTCTGGTCCGCGGGCGACCTGCGCCGCCCCCGCCGCGTCCGCACCCTCGAGCTGACGCTGACCGACTGATTCCCCGGACCCCGCGTCAGATCAGGATCACGTCGCAGGGGAACGAAGCCTCGAGGGTGGCGCCCGGGCCGCTCTGCAATCTCGTGCAGGCCTCGCCCTGGAGCTCGATGTGGCTCTCGTCGAGCACACGCCAGCCGTCGGGGTCGTCGCAGCTCAGCGCGGTGCCGTTCAGGCGCACCGTGCCCGCGCACGCGTCGTCGAGGTTCTGGATGCGGCCCTCGAGCGTGACCACGCAGCTCAGCTCGCCCGCGACGATGTCGGTGAGCGCGGTGCGTAGGCCGGCGTCGTCACCCGCCTCCCAGAACTCCGCGTCGGCGTCGCCCGCGCCGCGGCCGAGACCTGCGTTGGCCATGTCCTGGAGATGACGCTCGCTGATCGTGCCCTCACCGACGCTGATGATGAAGGTGCGGATGCCCATGCGATAGGCGCGCTCCGCCGCCGCGAGCGCCTCGGGCTGGCCCTCCTGAGGGTTGGGCTGCGCGCAGGTGTCGGGCTCGCCGTCGGTGGCGAGGATGAAGATGGTCGGGTCGGCGCTCGGATCGGGCGACATCGCGAGGAAATCGAGCACCGAGTCGATGCTCGCGCCGGTCGGCGTCTCGTCGATGGGATCCGCCGGGCCGTAGACGGCCTGGAGCGCGCCGTGGTTGTCGAGCGCAGGGCCGACCCACTCGACGAGCGGGCACATGCCCGGCACCGGGTCGCTCGAGTTCCCGTCCGCCTCGGCGCTGTAGAGGGCCAACCCGAAGCGCACCGAGGACTGCAGCGAGTAGACGAGCCCGTCCGGCTCGTCCATCAGCGAGTCGCGCAGCGCGTCCCAGCGGTCGCGCCCGCCCGCGAAGTCCGCCGTCATGCTCCCGGACTGATCGACGATGAGGATCACGTTCGGCGTCACGCGCCGCGCCTGCACGCGCACGTCGGCGCAGATGCCGGTGGCGTCGACGTCGGCGTCCGGGCGGCTGAGCGAGACGCAGCGGCCGTCTTCCTGGCAGAGGCCACGCGGGCAGCCCTCGGCCGGCCTCAGCGGATCGCAGTCCGCCGTACAGACGCCCTGGTCCGCGCAGTAGTAGGCGCCCTCGCAGGGCATCTCCGCGCTGCACGGCACGTCACAGGTGTCCGGCGGCCGCGGCCCCGCGCACGGGCCGCCCGCGTTGTGCGGGCCGCTGCAGTCGCAGCCAATCGCGAGGAGCGCCCAGAAGAGCGCACCCATCCAACACCACACGACACGCGTCATCGAGACCTCCGACCCCGACAGAGTGCCAGTCGACGCCGCCACGCATCGTCCGGCGGCAACCCTGTCCCAGGAAAAGGACACACCACCACGAGAGTCGTATGTTCCACGACATGTGCCAGCGAGCCCAGCGGCAGTTTTGCAAGTCGACCGCGAACACGGAGCGCTCCGCGCGCCATGGCAGACTCAGCCCGTGAGCCGTGACGACGAAGTGGATCGACCGCGACTGTGGCTCTCCGCGGAGCGGATGCGCGCGCTCGGCTACCGGGTGGTCGACGCGCTCGTCGAGCGCTGGGCGGGGCTGGCCGACGCGCCGATCCCGTCGCCGCCCGATCGCGCGGCGCTGCGGGCGAAGCTGTCGGAGCCGCTCCCCCGAGAAGGGCGCGCCCCCGAGGACGTGATCGCGCGCGCGCTGGATGACGTGCTCGCGGAGGCAGCGCCGACCGGGCACCCGCGCTTCTTCGGCTTCATCCCCGCGCCCAGCAACTTCATCGCGGTGCTCGCCGACGCGCTGGTGGCCGGCTTCAACCCCTTCGGCGGCAACTGGGTCGAGGCGCCGGGCCCGCACGAGCTGGAGCGGGTCACGATCGGCTGGATCGCCGCGGCCTGCGGCTTCCCCGAGCAGGCCGCGGGCCTCTTCGTCAGCGGCGGCTCGATGGCGAACCTCACCGCGCTCACCGCGGCGCGGGAGGAGCGCGGGATCGAGGTCGACCGCGCGCGGATCTACACCTCCGACCAGACGCACGGCTCCGTGGCCAAGGCGCTGCGCGTGATCGGCTTCCCGGAGGCGGCGCTCGTCGTCGTGCCCACGGGCGACGACTTCGCGATGCGCCTCGACGCGCTCGACGAGGCCATCGCGCGCGACCTGGCACGAGGCGACGCGCCCTTCGCCGTCGTCGCGACCGCGGCCACCACGAGCACGGGGGCCGTCGACCCGCTCGACGCCATCGCGGATCGCTGCGCCGAGCACGGGATCTGGATGCACGTCGACGGCGCCTACGGCGCGGCGGGCATGTTCTCGGCCGGCACGCGCGCGCGGCTCACGGGGCTCGGGCGCGCCGACTCGCTCTCGCTCGATCCGCACAAGTGGCTCTTCACGCCGTACGAGTGCGCCTGCGTGCTCGTGCGGGACGGCGACGTCCTGACCCGCGCGTTCGCGCGCCACGCGGACTACCTCACCGATGTCAGCACCGACGAGCCCGACTTCCAGGACATGGGGATCCAGCTCACGCGCTCGTTCCGGGCCCTGAAGGTGTGGATGACCTTCCAGGTGTTCGGCGCCGACGCGATCGACGCCGCCATCGACGCGGGGGTGAGCCGGGCCGAGCACATGGCCTCGCGCATCGAGGCGATGCCTGGCTGGTCCCTCGCGGCGCCCGCCTCGATGGGGATCGTCGCCTTCCGGTGCGACGACCTCGACGACGCGGCTCACGCGGCGCTCGTGCACCGCCTGGTCGACACACACGAGGCGATGGTCAGCTCCACCGTGCTCCGCGGCCGCCGACACCTCCGCGCCTGCACGCTCAACCCACGCACCACCGACGCCGACGTCGAGCGCACCCTCGCCCTGCTCGACCGCCTCGCGCGGGGATGATCACGCCTCACGGCGACATCTCCTCCCACAGGAACTGCGCGAGTCGCCCGAGCGCGCCGCACGGGCCTGCCTCCGCCGCGTCCTCCGGCAGATGCCCGTCGTGGGTCATCTCGCCCAGCTGAATCCGATACGGACGGCTCATCGACCCGTGCGCGATGGGCTCGCACCGTGGCATGCCCCGGACGGCCTCGAGAAGCGCGTCGAGGCGCCGGGACGAGGGCGCGTCGAGCCGGACGCGGCGGGTCCTTCGGCAGGCGCCGCGGACGACCGCGTGACACCCCTCGAGCAGCCAGCGGCCGTTGGGCGTGCGCTCGACGGTCACGTTCGCGTAGCGAGATCGGTGCCCCACCCGCGGGCCTTCGATCACCGCGCTGAAACGAGAGGGCGCGGCCGCGCCGTCCTGCGCGTGCGCCGCGCCAGTGGAGCCCGCGGTCAGGAGCAAGGCGACGACGAGGCAGCGGAGGTGCAGGTGCATGCGCATCGGAGCGCCGAGCGGGTGCATTCCTTGGCGCCGAACGTCCCGCCGTCGCCGCTCGGGCGCGCCGGGGGAAGGCGCGTCCAGCGGAGGGCGTAGGTCGTCTCCGAAAGGAACACATCATGCTCAGGAAGACGATGCTCACTCTCCTCCTCGTCGCGGGCGCCGCGACCTTCGCGACCGGCTGCACGGAGATGTGCGAGGACGATTGCGAAGAGCAGCACGACATCAACAGCTGCGCCGAAGGCGACGAGGATTGCATGGTGCGCGTGGGGCAGGAGCTGCTCACCTGCGTCCAGGCCTGCAACGAGTAGCGCTCAGAGGGCGAGGCGCTCGGGGGTGCCCTCGAACGTCTCGTCGCCGTGCTGCACGTAGAGGCGTCCATCCGAGACGGTCACGCTCCAGCTCACGTTGCGATCCAGGCGAGCCTCGAGCGGCTCGAGCAGCTCCGCGGGCAGCGACCAGGCCTCGATCTCGTCCTTGCGGTGAATCGTCGCCTTGGCCATCTCGGCGATCCACGGCGCGGCACCCTTGGGCGCGTAGACGTAGACGAAGACGCGCGCCCCGGTCTTCGACGCGCGGTGGAGCCGCGTCGCGGCGGGGAAGCCGACGTCGATCCACGCCGTGACCTCCCCCCGGAGGTCCTTCACCCAGAGCGCGGGCTCCTCCACCGTGGAGAGCCCGCGCCCGAAGTCGATGCCCTCCTCGTGTCGGAGCGCGTACGCCAGGACCCGCGCCAGCATGCGCTGCGCGCTCTCGGAGGGATGCTGCGCGACCCGCAGGTCGAGCGACTCGTAGACGCCGCGGTCGACGTCGGAGAGCTGGATCTGGAATCGATGGATCGTCGAGGTGAGCGCCACGGGGTGGCTATGTCACATCGGCGAGCGACGCGCCGATCAGCGCGTGAGGGCGCGGCGGAGGAACGCTGCCATCTGCGCGCGGCTGACGGGCGTGCTCGGGCAATAGCGGCGCGGCCCGCACCCGTTGGTGATCCCGGCCGCCGCGACCGAATCGATGGCCGGCTCGTGCACGCCGCCGTCGTCGTCGAACGCGTCGGGGCCGGGCGGGAGCTCGAAGGCGTTGGCCACGAAGGTCGCCATGGCCGCGCGGCTGACGAGCGCGTTGGGGCAGAAGCGCCGCTCGCCACACCCGCCCGTGATGCCCGCGTGGGCGAGCGCGTCGATCTCGCGCTCGAGCGGGTTGCCGTCGTCGTCGTCGAACGCGTCGGGGCCGTCCGGCAGCTCCAGCGCGCGGGCGAGGAACGCCGCCATCTGCGCCCGGCTGATCGCGCGGTCGGGACAGAACTCGGTCTCGCTGCAGCCCCGCGTGATGCCTCGATCGACGAGCCAGACGATGTCGTCCTCGAAGAGCGTGTCGCAGATGTCCCGGAAGGGCGCGTCGCAGGCGTAGAGGCGCTCGACGCCCGCGATGTCGCCCGGGCTGAGCGTGCTCTGGTCCTCGATGAGGCTGCCGTCGCGGCGGGTGATCGTCGGCTCCCCGTCGGTGGAGAACGCGAGCGAGTGGTAGTGCATGACCGAGCGCGTGTCGTAGGCGCCGACGTCCTGGCCGCCGTAGCCCTGCTCTTCGTACGTCTGGAACGCGAAGTGGTAGCCCTCGTCGATGCGGTCCCAGTGCACGACGACGTGCGCGTCTCGATCGCTCCGCGACTGCTCGTGCCAGAAGCCGAGCGTGTGCCCGATCTCGTGCACCACGACCCCCGCGTCGCAGGCGGGCGCCAGATAGACGAACTGCTGCGCCCCGCGGTGACCGAGATCGGCCGAGCATCCGTCGCCCGTGGTGAAGGTGACGTAACCCTCCTCGGTCGTCCGCTCGCGGAACCGGATCGGCGTCTCGGATTCCCAGTGCGCCATCGCGTCGTGCACGCGCCCGGGGTCGGGGAGCGCGGGATCGATCGTGAAGACGACCACTCCGTCGGGCCAGAGCCACCGGTCCTCGAGCGCGGCCAGCGCGTCCGTGCGCAGGCCCTCTTCCGTCGGGAGCGCGCGCAGCCGCTCGGCCGCGAGGTGCATGTCACCCTGATACACGAGAGCGTCGTCGTAGCGCTCGTAGGCGATCACGGCCGGCCGCCCCATCACGTCGTACACGCCGCGCTCCACCACGCCGCGCTCGCCGGGGAACGCCTGCAGTGTGGAGAGCTCGGGGCCCGCGGGTCCGTCGACGGGCTCTCCGCAAGCCATGCCGAGACAGAGTGAGCCGATCATCGTCCACGCGCGGTACTGCATCGGCCCCGATCTTCCACGGGCGGGCCACGAGGTTCAACACCTGCCCGGACGCAGGCGTAGCCGCGCGAGATGTCCTGGCCATGAACGGGTCCATGTTCCTCGGGGACGAGCGCCGAACGACGTCTGGCGCCTATCCGGGGTCGTGGCCGTCGTACATCTGCCGAACCCAACCTCGGTTTCGGGTCCACCAGCGCTCGAGCCCCGCCGCGGAGGTGAGGCTCGATCGCGCGCTCCGCTTGGCAGCGAGCTCGGGGATGAGGCTCGCCTCGCGCCAGGCGGCGAGCCACTCGGAGAACGACGCGGCCCGGTGCTCGATCTCGCCGTCGCACAGCGCGACCACGATGTTCGGCTCCGCGTCCGCGAAGTCGAAGGCGAAGTACTCGTCGTCGCCGAAGCGAAAGAAGGGCATGAAGTCGCCGTCGGTCCGATCGGTGAGCCAGCTTCCCCGGTATAGGTGGTTCGTCACCGCCTTCGCCGGGAGGAGCACCGGGCCCAGGGGGGACCTGTCTCCGTCCTCGATGACCTCGATTCGCAGCGCGCCGACCTCCCGAAGAAACGTCAGGTAGTCGGCCGGCAGGTCGCGTCCGAAGCGCTCGCGCACCGTCTCCTCGAGCGCCTGGAGGTCGTGGGGCTTGGTGCGCGCCGTCGCGACGACGAGCGATGCGGCGGGGAGCAGGCCGCAGTGGTGGCGGATCGCGTCCACGAGATCCTGGTCGATGACCCGCCGGTCCTCGCACACGGTCCCCAGCCAGGCGGCGAACCCTGCGGCGTCGAGCGTCGAGGCGGCTCGGCGCCGGCTGGGGCGGTCGGCCTCGAGGCACGTGGGCGACGCGGTCAGCTCGACCTCGCGTGCCTGGCCACTGACGCTCTCGGCCAGGGCGAGCGCGAGCTCCTTCGCCAACCGGCGCTCCCACGCCGGGCTCTCGTCCCCGGGTGCGACGACGAGCAGCTCGGTCACCGCCCACGCCGGATCGACATGCGCGGAGATCGACGGGTCCGAGCGATCGACGCGGATCAACCGCGTCTGGCCGAGCGACAGCTCACCGAAGTCGCGCTTCGGCGGTGCGCCCTTGAAGCCGAGGACGAGCCAACTCATCGGCGGTCGAGCTACGGCATTCGGCCGGGCCTCGCAAGCCCTCGGCCGCGCCACGGGCGGACGCCGCCGCGGGCGATTGCCTGTGCACCCCGTCGGAGGGCCCGGCCGCGGCCAGAGCGCCGGACCCGCGGCCGGGGACCTGGCCCGGGATAGCGGCGTCGAGCGACCCGAGATATCCCGTGGCATGAACGCGTCCATGTTCGTCGCCAGCTGGAGCGACGTGCCGCTCCCTCGCGAGCATCTCGCTGCTCTCGTTCAGCGCTCGAGCGCGGACCGGTCCACCGAGGCGCCTTCTGGCTTCGCGCATCACGGCGTGGGGGGCGAAGCGCTCTCGAGCGAGCTCGCCCGCATGCTCTCGTGCCCCGCCTTCGACCAGGCCGCGAGCGCGACGTTCGTGCCCTGCGCGATCGAAGGAGGCGTCGAGCGCCACGAGATCGACGGCGCGGTCCACCTCGTGATCGGCGCCGAACACCTGCGCGCGTCCTGGCCGGCGGAGCGCGACGAAGCCTATCGACGCGCGGTCGCCGAGGCGTGTCGCGCCGTGCGGCGAGGCGCGCCTTCGGCGATGGAGCACGTGCTCTGGCTCGAGCACTTCCTCATCGAGCGGCTGCTGCGCGTGGCCGCCCCGCTGCGCCTCCCGGTCGTCATCATCTGGCCCGAGCGCCGCCCGTCGATCGAGCTCGAGCGCATGCTGGACGGCGCCCTGTCGAGCTGGGGCGATTGAGCCTCCGCGACCGCGGCGCCCTCGCTGACTGCGCCGGCGCGTGCCGATGGAGGCCCGAGCCGGGGCCCCCGACCCTACTCGAGCCAACGCAAGCGGACTACCATGTTGAGGCCGTGAGACCCGCCGCCTACTCTCAGCTCCGAGCCCATCCGCTGGACGGGTCTCTGCTCCTCTTTCGCCCCTCGACCGGCGAGTCGCTCCGGATCGAGTCGCGCGCGACGAGACGCTTGCGAGCACAGGCGCCGCGCGCCGTCTTCGTGGGACTCTCGAACGCCTGCAACCTGAGGTGCGAGTTCTGCTCACGGGACGCGTCGATCCGGGAGCGCTGGGCGGCGAACGACATGGTCGCCCTGCTCAGCGCCCTGGCCGAGGCGGGCACACTCGAGGTCGCGTTCGGCGGCGGCGAGCCGCTGGCCTACGCAGGCTTCCCGGAGCTGCTGGCGCGCCTCGCCGAGGAGACGCCCCTCGCGCTCCACTTGACCACGAACGGCACGCTCATCGACGACACGACGGTACGCGCTCTCGCTCCCCATGTGACCGAAGCACGCGTGTCGGTGTACGCGGAGACCGACTGGGCGACCGCCATGCGCCGGCTGGTCGACGCGGGTGTACGGACCTCCGCGAACTTGCTCGTCCAAGGTCAGATGCTCGCAGGGCTCCCGTCGATCCTCGACGAGCTCGCCGAAGTGGGGGTGGCTGACGTAGCGCTGCTGCGCCGAGTGGGAGGCGCGCAACTTTGGGGCGAGGAGTGGCTCACGCTCGAGCGGTGCGTCCGCGCGAGCCCGGTGCCGGTGAAGCTCTCGCGTTGCTTCGCCGACCGGATGCCGACGCTGCCACGGCTCTCGACGTCCTCCGACTGTGGCGCCGGCCGCGAATACCTCGTCATCGACCCCGACGCGCGCATCCGGCCCTGCTCGTTCCACGACGCCGGGTCGTCATTCTCGAGTCCGGAGGAGCTCCTCGCCACGTATCGCGCCCTCCCGACAGCGTGGCGCGACCCGTCGACCCGCTCGGGATGCGCGCGTGCGGTGCCATTCCAGATCACCTCGCCGCCCGCGGGGCGAACGGCCACGGTGCGCGCCTACCAGGGCTACGCGTCGAACAACAGCGGCGACACCGTCCTGGTCGCGCGCTTCGTCGAGGCCAAGGAGGCGGCCGAAATCGTCGACGCTCTGCGAGGCGTCGATCCGGAGGTGCACCAACACGCGCTTCGCAGCTTCCTGCTCGCGGAGGGGTGCGACCTCAGCGGTACCCACTGGGATGCGGAGCTCGCCTCGGTCGGAAGGATGCTCCTCGCCACGGGGTACGACCCCTCCGACGCGTTGGGCGCCGTCCGCGAGGTCGCGACGCGGCGCGGGGCCGAGGTGCTTCACTCGGCGGTCCACAGCCACGACCCGCCAACGCTGCTGATCGCGACGCAGGCTCGCGGCCCGGTCGACGCGGAGACCGAGCTCTGGGTCGCCGGAGCGGACGACGTCCAGCGCCACGGCGGTAGCGTATTCGCCACGTTCGCGTCGCGCGAGTTCGGGCCGAGGAGCTGGAGCCAGCAGCTCGAGGAGCCGCGTGCGAAGCTCGGAGATGCTCCTTTCGCGGCGGAGCTGGTGGTGAACCTCGCACGCGAACGGCTGGTCGATGGATGCAAGACGCTCGTCGACCCTTCGGCGGTGGGGTGGTTTCACGCCTGGTTCGAGGTCGAGGAACACGCCGCTACATTCTCACGCTCGCTCGACGGCGACTTCGCGCGCGCCGGAAGCGTCGTGCTCGTCCGCGTGCCTCGTTTCAGGAAGCGTCTGGCCGTTCGGGCGCACGATGCTGGCGCGGTCGGCTGTTGGCTGCCCGATGCCCCGGTTCGGATCAGTGCAAGCTTGTACCGCCGATCTGATGTGCTGCTCCCCGACCAGCTCGAAGCGGCCCTCCGTTCCACGGGTCTCGACCTCTCCACCGTCACCTTCTCAGCCGAGCACCGGTTGGCCGTGGCGAGCCTCGTCTCGAGTGATCCTCTGCCTACGCTGCGCGCGATGGACCAGGCCATCGACACACTGAAGGCGATGTCGTTCATCGAGGTCTTCCCCGAAACACCGCTCGCGCACGCGATGCGCCGTATGAAGCGCGACCTCACCGTGCTCCCCTGAGCGGCGCCGGTGCGCCATGGCGCGGCTCAGTGATCCAGACAGGTTCAGGCGGACCACCGCGCGCATGAACATTCACCAACAACCGCTGACCCCGCCGAGCTGTAGCTCGGTCGCGCCATCGTCCGATGGTGGCTACAACCGAACGCCGCGGTAGCCGAGACGTCGGTTTCCGACATGGATGGAGAGTGCGATACGGATGGACATGATTCATCACTCGGTGCGAACGCGAATGCGGTTGTGATAGGTCCCCGCCGCGAGCCCGACGGTGTCCCAGCCTCGCCCGATGCCGGTCGCCGCGAGCGCGACGTGCACGAGCACCGCTCCGCTCGGATCGTTGCCGGCGCGCATCAGCTGGATCGCGTTCTGAGGCACGCCCCAGCCAGCGGTCGGCGAGGGCTCGGTCGAGGCCTGTGAGGCGAAGTCACGCAGCGTGATCTCCACCCGACCGTGCTCGTGCGGCAGGGTGATGACGAGCGCTTCCTCGCGGCGCAGTCGTCCTTCGCAGAGCGTGTGGAAGGGGCCCTTCTCGCCGCTGGTGGCCTCGGCCACGACGAAGCGATCGTCAGGGGCGAGATACGCGAAGCGGGCTGGTCGACCCTCCGGGTAGTCGGAGGGCCGGACCTCGATCTCCGTCTCACCGCAAGGTGAGAAGCGGACGCGCGCGCGGGGGGCGTCGAGCCGGACGCGCGCCCAGGTGGCCAAGTGGGTGTAGACGGGCGCAGCGAGCGTGAACGACGCCTCCAGCGTCGCCGGATCGCCGGGGGTCCACGCCACGATCCCGACGCCGTCCTCCGATCGCCACCACGTGCGCACCGCGTCGCCGTCCGAGGTCCGCGCGTGGAGCTGCCAGACGGTCGAGTGTCGCTGGGAGCGCGGCGCGAGCACGGTCCACGAGCGGTCGGGCGAGCGCGACTCGACCGTGAAGAAGGGATCGACCTCGAGCGACCAACCGGGCCCCTCGACGGCCAGGCGCCCCTGCGCCGCGTGGTCTGCGGGTTCGAGCGTCGAGCGATCGGGCAGCGTCACCGACGCCCCGGACGGACGCGTGGACGGGTCGGGCGCCCGAAGGCCCTCGGGGATGGCGAGCCCCAAGAGCGCGCCCACCGCGAGCGAAGCCAGGTGCACCGTCTGTGGCAGCGGCGTGCGCCGGAGCGCGAGCGACGCGAGGGTGGTGACGGCGCCGACGAGCGCGAGCGCCCCCTGCAAGAGAGGGCGGCTGTCCGGGAAGCGCACCGCGCAGCCGGCCGCGGCGATCAGGCTCAGCGCGCCGAGGCACTCGAGGACGGCGCGCGCGAGCGCGGGCCGGCGCAGCGTCGCGAGGCTCGCCACGCAAGCGAGCACCAGCGACCATGGGAGGCCCTGATGGAGCACGAAGCGCAGGGAGTCGACGGCGAACCCGCGCGGCATCTTGGTGAGCGCGAGCGCGGAGAC from Sandaracinaceae bacterium encodes the following:
- a CDS encoding aminotransferase class V-fold PLP-dependent enzyme, which produces MSRDDEVDRPRLWLSAERMRALGYRVVDALVERWAGLADAPIPSPPDRAALRAKLSEPLPREGRAPEDVIARALDDVLAEAAPTGHPRFFGFIPAPSNFIAVLADALVAGFNPFGGNWVEAPGPHELERVTIGWIAAACGFPEQAAGLFVSGGSMANLTALTAAREERGIEVDRARIYTSDQTHGSVAKALRVIGFPEAALVVVPTGDDFAMRLDALDEAIARDLARGDAPFAVVATAATTSTGAVDPLDAIADRCAEHGIWMHVDGAYGAAGMFSAGTRARLTGLGRADSLSLDPHKWLFTPYECACVLVRDGDVLTRAFARHADYLTDVSTDEPDFQDMGIQLTRSFRALKVWMTFQVFGADAIDAAIDAGVSRAEHMASRIEAMPGWSLAAPASMGIVAFRCDDLDDAAHAALVHRLVDTHEAMVSSTVLRGRRHLRACTLNPRTTDADVERTLALLDRLARG
- a CDS encoding YaeQ family protein, yielding MALTSTIHRFQIQLSDVDRGVYESLDLRVAQHPSESAQRMLARVLAYALRHEEGIDFGRGLSTVEEPALWVKDLRGEVTAWIDVGFPAATRLHRASKTGARVFVYVYAPKGAAPWIAEMAKATIHRKDEIEAWSLPAELLEPLEARLDRNVSWSVTVSDGRLYVQHGDETFEGTPERLAL
- a CDS encoding M12 family metallopeptidase, producing the protein MQYRAWTMIGSLCLGMACGEPVDGPAGPELSTLQAFPGERGVVERGVYDVMGRPAVIAYERYDDALVYQGDMHLAAERLRALPTEEGLRTDALAALEDRWLWPDGVVVFTIDPALPDPGRVHDAMAHWESETPIRFRERTTEEGYVTFTTGDGCSADLGHRGAQQFVYLAPACDAGVVVHEIGHTLGFWHEQSRSDRDAHVVVHWDRIDEGYHFAFQTYEEQGYGGQDVGAYDTRSVMHYHSLAFSTDGEPTITRRDGSLIEDQSTLSPGDIAGVERLYACDAPFRDICDTLFEDDIVWLVDRGITRGCSETEFCPDRAISRAQMAAFLARALELPDGPDAFDDDDGNPLEREIDALAHAGITGGCGERRFCPNALVSRAAMATFVANAFELPPGPDAFDDDGGVHEPAIDSVAAAGITNGCGPRRYCPSTPVSRAQMAAFLRRALTR
- a CDS encoding SMI1/KNR4 family protein, whose product is MSWLVLGFKGAPPKRDFGELSLGQTRLIRVDRSDPSISAHVDPAWAVTELLVVAPGDESPAWERRLAKELALALAESVSGQAREVELTASPTCLEADRPSRRRAASTLDAAGFAAWLGTVCEDRRVIDQDLVDAIRHHCGLLPAASLVVATARTKPHDLQALEETVRERFGRDLPADYLTFLREVGALRIEVIEDGDRSPLGPVLLPAKAVTNHLYRGSWLTDRTDGDFMPFFRFGDDEYFAFDFADAEPNIVVALCDGEIEHRAASFSEWLAAWREASLIPELAAKRSARSSLTSAAGLERWWTRNRGWVRQMYDGHDPG
- a CDS encoding vWA domain-containing protein → MGALFWALLAIGCDCSGPHNAGGPCAGPRPPDTCDVPCSAEMPCEGAYYCADQGVCTADCDPLRPAEGCPRGLCQEDGRCVSLSRPDADVDATGICADVRVQARRVTPNVILIVDQSGSMTADFAGGRDRWDALRDSLMDEPDGLVYSLQSSVRFGLALYSAEADGNSSDPVPGMCPLVEWVGPALDNHGALQAVYGPADPIDETPTGASIDSVLDFLAMSPDPSADPTIFILATDGEPDTCAQPNPQEGQPEALAAAERAYRMGIRTFIISVGEGTISERHLQDMANAGLGRGAGDADAEFWEAGDDAGLRTALTDIVAGELSCVVTLEGRIQNLDDACAGTVRLNGTALSCDDPDGWRVLDESHIELQGEACTRLQSGPGATLEASFPCDVILI
- a CDS encoding radical SAM protein, encoding MRPAAYSQLRAHPLDGSLLLFRPSTGESLRIESRATRRLRAQAPRAVFVGLSNACNLRCEFCSRDASIRERWAANDMVALLSALAEAGTLEVAFGGGEPLAYAGFPELLARLAEETPLALHLTTNGTLIDDTTVRALAPHVTEARVSVYAETDWATAMRRLVDAGVRTSANLLVQGQMLAGLPSILDELAEVGVADVALLRRVGGAQLWGEEWLTLERCVRASPVPVKLSRCFADRMPTLPRLSTSSDCGAGREYLVIDPDARIRPCSFHDAGSSFSSPEELLATYRALPTAWRDPSTRSGCARAVPFQITSPPAGRTATVRAYQGYASNNSGDTVLVARFVEAKEAAEIVDALRGVDPEVHQHALRSFLLAEGCDLSGTHWDAELASVGRMLLATGYDPSDALGAVREVATRRGAEVLHSAVHSHDPPTLLIATQARGPVDAETELWVAGADDVQRHGGSVFATFASREFGPRSWSQQLEEPRAKLGDAPFAAELVVNLARERLVDGCKTLVDPSAVGWFHAWFEVEEHAATFSRSLDGDFARAGSVVLVRVPRFRKRLAVRAHDAGAVGCWLPDAPVRISASLYRRSDVLLPDQLEAALRSTGLDLSTVTFSAEHRLAVASLVSSDPLPTLRAMDQAIDTLKAMSFIEVFPETPLAHAMRRMKRDLTVLP